A single region of the Salvelinus sp. IW2-2015 linkage group LG20, ASM291031v2, whole genome shotgun sequence genome encodes:
- the prrg2 gene encoding transmembrane gamma-carboxyglutamic acid protein 2, with protein sequence MPGLAEICIGMLLLLPLAWARVVYSHNEVFLGQQSASSYLSRSLLWNKWDLEMVTPDSLERECIEEVCTYEEAREVFEDTSKTNVFWDTYSSSHNTAPRVDVSGLVAGILAILVSAVIATVLGCYCYKNKAGRTAGSAPVRMVVDGQPAPETVPLAGIIAPGLPSYGDALTRSGQHDAPPPPYSGGAPSAPPDPTDDTEITVNTEDTE encoded by the exons ATGCCAGGCTTGGCAGAGATATGTATTGGCATGCTGTTGCTGCTCCCTCTGGCTTGGGCCAGAGTTGTCTACAGCCACAACGAAG TGTTCCTGGGACAACAGTCTGCGTCCTCGTACCTGTCTCGCTCGCTGCTCTGGAACAAATGGGATCTGGAGATGGTGACGCCAGACAGCCTTGAGAGGGAGTGCATAGAGGAGGTGTGCACCTACGAGGAGGCCAGGGAGGTGTTTGAGGACACATCCAAAACG AATGTATTTTGGGACACATATTCCAGCAGTCACA ATACAGCTCCCAGAGTGGATGTGTCAGGTCTAGTGGCAGGAATCTTGGCTATTCTAGTGTCTGCTGTCATAGCCACGGTGCTGGGCTGCTACTGTTACAAGAACAAAGCTGGTAGGACGGCAGGCAG TGCTCCAGTGAGAATGGTTGTGGATGGCCAGCCTGCCCCAGAGACAGTGCCTCTGGCTGGGATCATCGCTCCAGGACTGCCCTCCTACGGCGATGCCCTGACCCGCAGTGGGCAGCATGATGCGCCCCCGCCACCTTACTCTgg GGGGGCGCCATCAGCACCTCCTGACCCAACTGACGATACTGAGATTACTGTGAATACTGAGGACACTGAGTGA